The nucleotide sequence CAGCCTACGGTCTTTCCTGACGTGCTCAACCCGCGCAGCCGGTCCAGGCCGGCTTGGGCTTTCCGGGCTGTGTCCACTGAGTAGCCGCGATCCTGTACGTGTACCTGTTCGGCGGTTTCTTCGATGTTCCGGTCGCTGAAGTCCAGTGACTCGTTGAGTTTCTCGGTGACGGCAGCGACATGCGCTTCGGTGAGGTGGTCCAGGACCCCGAGCTGGCGGAGCCGGTCCCGTACAAAGTCTGGCTGCACGGACGGCGCGCCGAGGGAGAGGGAGGGTTCGGCGTGGGTGGTCGGTGCGAACTGGCCGCCGACGGGGATGCCTCTGGGCTGGCGTGCTGTTGGTGTGCTCATGCCTGATGTGTGTGCGGCTACAACGCGAAAAAGAGCCCCCTCGGTGGCATGGGCGGTCCCGCAGCAGAAGGCACCCCGCTGAGCACGGGGTGCCTTCTGTGATGCCGAGGCAGTTGTCGTCGGAAGCCATGCGGTCGGGTCCGGAGATCAGTTTTTGACCATCTGGAATGTCACCTTGAGCGTTGTTGTGGCTCCCCAGTCAGTTGTAATGGCGGCTGTGACCTCGACGGTGCCGACCTCGTATTTGAGCAGGTTGGGCCAGTAGACCTCGCTGAAGCCGCCTTGGGCCTCGCAGGGTGTTCGCTTTGTGTCCAGGAGTACACCGTTGTTCACGACCCGCCATTGCGCGTAGCACCCTTCGCGGCCAAGGCGGCCGCCCGCGGTGTAGACGTAGGGTTCGTATCCGGGCGGATGGCTCACATTGTAGAGTCCGGGACCAAGCTTCCCTCCATTGGAACTGTGGATGTCAATCCGACCCTCCGTGATGTCACCGGAGAGCGAGTTTAGCGGCGAGGGGGTCACTTCGCTGACGGTCGGCGTAGGGGTTGGAGTCGGCGTAGGGGTGGGTGTCGGCGTAGGAGTCTCGGATGCTGTAGGAGTCTCGGATGGCGTTTCGCTCACCGTGGGCGTGGAGCTCGGCGATGTGGGGAGTGCCGCCGGGGAACTTGGAGCAGCCTGGGGCTGCCGTGATCCCAGCGGATTCATCAACGCCACAGCAGTCCCTGCGATGGCTAAAAGGACTGCGAGGATCAGAACGATGGGAATCCAGCGCCTACGAGCCGGTGTGCCGACTGGGTTCGACACCGGCTGAGGGACAGGATCGGGAAGGGGTGCTGTTTGGTGGACCAGGGGAACGGCGGAGGTCACCCCTTCGTACTGCGCCCGCCGGAAGGAAGGAAGCAGCTGCGACGCCGCCGGCCGCAGTGAGCTTTCGGGATTGAGTGCAGCCCGGATGTCGTCGCTGAGGGAGCCGGCGAAGTTGCCGTCAGGGATACCCATCCCTGGCGTGTAACGGTCCGGGGTCCGCCCGGTGAAAAGCCACAGTGCGATCGCGCCGAAAGCCCACACGTCGGAGGCGTGGCTTGCCGGCTGCTTTTGGTCCAGGACCTCCGGAGCCATGTAATCGCGGCTTCCGAGAAGATGCTGGGATTTTGTGGCATCCGGATCCAGCTGTGACTCTGCAATACCGAAGTCTGCTATGTAGGCCTGGTTGTCCTCTCCGAGGAGGATGTTGGCCGGCTTGAGGTCGCGGTGGATGACGGTCGTTTGGCCGTGCAGGTAGGTCAAGGCGGAGAGTACGTCCGTGAGAACAGAGACCTTCTCAGCGTCCGACAGGGTGCCTGCTTCCCCGGCTTTTTGGAGATCCGTGCCCTCGATGAACCACGTCACCAGGTACAGACGGCCCTCCTCGATGAACGTGTCGATGACGGGGACGATCCGGTCATGCCGCAGTGACCCCTGGTTTATCGCTTCACGCTCGAGCCTTCTTTTCGCGCCCATCTCGGGGGCAGCTGTGTCGCTGATCCCTTTGATGGCCACTAGGCGGTTGAATTTGGTGTCGTTGGCTTTCCACACCTCGCCCATTCCGCCTCTGCCGATTTGCTCGAGGAGCTGGTACCTCCCCTCGCCGAGCATCTGTCCTGCGTGCATGTTCGCCGCCTTCCTCTTCGCCCCAACGGCGTTCGCTTCAGTTGTCCGGGCTATCGCCCGGCGTTGATGACTTCTGTTCCCGCATCGAAGCGGATTGGATCTGCCTGGCCTATCGTGATGATGGACCCGCTGGTCAGCGGGGTCGGCAACGTGATGATCCGTCCACTGATCTTTGTCGAGTTTGTGGTTCTTTTTGGCGGCTTCGGAGGCTCCCAGACCCAGCCGCTTCCGGAGTGCCGCAGCGTCGCATGGTGCGCGGAGATGTGGTCGTGGACGGTGCGGATCTCGTTGTCCTCAGCGCGCCCCAGCCGGTACGGCGAGTCCTCAGGTCGAAGAACCCACTGCTTGCCCTTGAACGTCACCCAGGCCAGCCCGTTGACAGGTTCTGTCCTGGCGTCATCGGCCAGTCCGGCTTCCGTAGTGATGGTCCGCGTTGTCCCGTCCTGGGCGACCGCAAAGGAGACGACGGGCCTCAGGCGTTTCAACGTTTCGTTAGGCCAGACGGACACGGGAACTGGTTCGTCGCCGAGTTCGCACCAGCCCTGCTTCAGAGCGTAAGTGTGGCGATATTCGGCCAGCTGGTCGGCGAAATTGTTGATGTTGAACTGCGACATGAAGCGGTAATCCTCGGCCGGCATGGCAACAGTTATTTTATGGACCGGCAGGACCTTCCCGGAGGGTCCTTTCTTGCCGGTCTTGCGCATTTCTGCCTTGTAGGTGAGGTTCACCCGCCATTGGGTCAGGGGGCCGACGTCGAGATCTTTCCGGGCGTAGCTCCTGGCAGCCTGCCATGGCGTCAGGTTGTGCACGCGCCCCAGGTTGCTGAAGAACAGCCAGAGACCACCCAGCACTACCGCAGCAATCCCGCCGTAGATCACCAGGAATCCAACCAGAGCGTTCACTGCACCCCCTCCCCCACATTTGAAATCTGGGATTAGCGTACTGTCTGGGCGCAGCCCAGAGGGCTGCCGCCGCCTTGATGACAACACATGTCGGGGCGCAGCAAAAAGGCACCCCCGCGAAAGGCGGAGGTGCCTTCATCGCAACCGGGTCAGTTGTCGCCCGCGGGGCTGCCCTTGAACAGCAGCGAGGACAGGGTGCCGAAGCCGAGGTCCAGCAGCGTGACAAACAGGATCATGGTGGCCACGAACGCCACCACGGTCACGGTGTAGCGGAAGAGCTCTTTGCGGGTCGGCGTGACGACTTTGCGCAGCTCCGCGATGACCTGGCGGGCGAATAGCAGAATCGAGCCGAAAAAGCCCTTCTTCTCTTTCGCGGCGGTGGGTGCTTGTGGCCCGGAGAGAGGCGTATCCCGGTGGGTCAGGGCTTGGGTCATGAGGTTGTTCCTTGCTTAGGTCGGTTCCGCCCGGGGCAGGGTCAATGACGGTGCGGGCACCGAAGTCCATCCGGAAACCGGACACGTTGACGGCCAAGTCAGTGGTCGCCGCGCCTGGCACGTTCTCCTCGGGCATGGATCTCCTATGTTGTGGGCCGGAAAGTCTCTGGTCTTCCACCGCATGTGTGTGGCGTCGTCGTGAAAGCTCTTCGCCGTCACATTCAGCGCCCTTGGCCCGGTGACCGGCAGGCGTCCGTATGCTGTAGCCACGGCCGTCGAAGTGGGGGATCAAATGCGGGTGTTTCGTAGGGTGCGGGCCATCCCGCTGCTGGCAGCTTTGGTGATCATATGCCTGGCGCTGACGTCCTGCGACCTGTTCGCCCAAAAGGGGGCTCCGCCGTCCGAGAGCGTGGTCGGCGACAACGGGGCCGACCTGAATATAGCCGGTGTCCACATCGTTGTTCCGGCTGGCGCGGCACCGGTTGGAACAAAGGTCGAGGCATCCTTTGAAGACCGGAACCCGACGGGCACCGACGGGGACAGCCTGCAGCTGCTTGCCAAAGCCTTCAAGATCAGGCTCGGGGACGGCCTGCAGCCCTCGAAGCCGCTCACCGTGACCGTGCCGGTGGACAAGAGCCGGCTCGCATCCTGGAACCAGACGGACACCGCACAGACGGTCGCCATGATGATCCAGTCCGAGGGCGCTTCGGAGCCTGATCTCGTCCAGGCCGTTCTGGACCCTGCGGCCGGGACTATCACCGCCCAAGTACCCCACCTGTCCTGGGTGTGGCCTGTGCAGCTCGACCTCGGCGCCGTGATGAAAAAAGTGCGGGACGGCATCCTGCAAAGTCTCGGCATCGAGTACCCGAAACCGGACTGCCTGGACAAGCCGGTGACGATTGCCGGTTCCACCTACAAGGCTATTTCCCCCGCGCAGGCGTGGCTCTGCGTTGGTGAGTCCAACGGCTCGCTGACCGTGACGGCCTCCCCCAACTCGCCTATCCCGTTTCTGACCACAACAGACCCTGCTGCCACGGCGTCCAACAAGGTTGAGATTTCATTGGCCACTGCCTTCTCCGTGGCCCTCGCGCAGAATTCGGGCTTCATCAAGAAGCACCAGAGCATCATGATGCCCGGCGCTGACGCCCAGTACACGTTCAATGGGACGCCCGCGTCGGTGCGGATCGGATTCAAGCAGTATCCCGCCATGCTGCTCATCTCGATCCTGTCCAAGGTGCTCGACACTGCACTGGGAAGCTTCTTGAAGTCAAAAGCACTCGACGACCTCGCCAAGGCCGGGTGCATGCAGAACATCGTTGACACCGCCGATGCAGGCAGCCCGCTCACGCCCGCCTACGCCTCCGGTATCGTCAAGTCCTTCTTTGGATGCGTCGGCACAGCCATCAAGCTCTCCCCGCCGGCTCAGATCCTGCTCGCGATCCTCAGTGCCGGCCCGCAGTTCCTGGTGGCCTCTGCCCTCGGCATCATCAACGAGTTCACGGGCGGGGCGAACTTCGAGTCGACCATCACCGCGTCGGCCCCGCCCGCCAGCGGCACCATGGAGGGCGCCACGCGCTTCGTGACCCTGGACCCTTGGAAGGATGGCACCCTGAAAGCCGTCAACAAAACGTACGACGGGTCAACGAACAATTCCGGGTCCGGCTGCATTGGCTCCGAGATCGCTCCCCGCAAGGATGGCTTCCGCTGCTACTGGCCGGGGATCTTCGACCCGTGCTTCCAGAACCCCTCGGCTGCGCACGATTTCCTGTGCATAGGCGTCACCCAGGACGGGAAAACCCTCACCACACTGCTCAAGAACATGCAGTTGGGTGACAGCCTTGGCTTTAGGCAAAATACCGGCGCACCCGACCAGAGCAGCCCCGTTCGCGTCGAACTGGTTGACGGGACGGTCTGCGTGAGAGCCACGGGTGCAGGGCCCCAAGGCATCCCCGGATACCCGTACTGGGCCGGGTCCTGCTTCGGCCCCTCCGGAGGTGTCTGGCGGGTCGGTGAACCGGAGCTGTGGAAGAACGATCTGAGGCACTATGCGCTCTACCCGCCAGTGACAGCGGGAGGCTATTGGCAGGTCGCAACCGCCAGCGGAGACACCACCGCGGCCAAGAGAATCGATGTCAAGACGGCCTACCGGTAGCCCCACGGGCCTTGGCGATGTGAGCCCTCTTACCTCCGGGTATTGGACGCCATCCCAGGTCGTCACCGGGACCTACGATTGGATGCATGGTGAAAATTGTCGGCGTCATCAAGCCGGTTGAGACGAAGGAAGTCCACGCCGAAGGCGGCAGCTACGAGGAAGCCCGGGAAGCCCTTCGTGCCGCTGTTCCCGAAGGCTAGTCCCTCCAGTCCATCAGGGTCGAACGCTGACCGGCGTGTGACAAATCCGCAGGTCAGCGCCGGTGATACCCTCATCGCATAGCGCAAAAAACAGTAGTGGAACTGATCGATGACCTCGACGGATCCGAGGCTTCCCAGTCCCTGACCTTCTCCCTTGACGGTGTCGACTACGAGATCGACTTGAACGACCAGAATGCAGAGGAACTCCGGTCCTCGCTGGCGATGTTTGCAGAAGCAGGCCGCCGCACTGGCGGGCGCAAACGCCCGGTCACCGATGGGAAAGCTGCCGGGATTTCCTCGAAGGACATCCGCGCCTGGGCCCTGTCCGAGGGTCTGGAAGTGAACGCCCGCGGCCGCATCCAGACATCCATCGTCGACGCCTACCTCAGCGCCAACTAGCGGACCAGACCCGGCTCCCGGGCTGCCATCGCTTCGGTAACCCGGGCCGGCTCGCTGGCGTACAAGCCAGCGTTCAGCAGTGAGTTCAGTTCCACAACCAACGGTTTGCCGCCGGGGCCGAGCGCGACGTCGATGACATAGTCGGTCAGCGCCGGGACTTCCAGGGCCAGGGCGTCGACAGCGTTGCGCGCGAAGTTGGTGAGGACCCCGGCGATCGCAGGTTCGGGCTCGACCGGCGACTTTGCCTGCCGGTGACGGCGCAGCTGGTTGTCGAACCGGTAGCCGTTGTCCAGGGGCGTGAACTCCTCGATGCATCCGGCCGCGGTGACGACCGTGTTGCCGACGACGAACACCCGGTATTCGTACTCCATTGTCACGAACTCCTGGGCGATCCGACTGTCCCGCTGCCCTTCCAGGCTCATGGCCCCGTAGCTGAGTTCATCAAAGACGGCCCGGGCGCCATGCTCCGGCCGGAAGCCCTCGGGCAGGTCTACGGGGAACGCGGCGTACTTGACCCGGACGGACTTCAGGAAAGCGCGGCGGACGCCGTCCGCAACCCAGCCGGCAAGGACGTCGCCGAGCTCGATGGAGGACGGGTCCTCCATGCCGAAACCGCAAAGCTGCACGCGGCGTCCGGCGCGGGTCAGGAAAGCCTCGTACCTGTAGTAGTCGGCGGCCAGGCGGGCCTGTTCCATGTCTACGTCCTGGTGGAGAAGACTGGCTTGGGTCCCGTAACGGGGCAGCTGCTCCAGCTCCTCCGCCGGACGCCGTTCGCCGGTCCCTGCATTTACAGCTGTGGCCCTGTCAGTGGAGAGGTGCAACCACACGTTGTCGGCCCCGAAGGAAGCCAAGGCGGATTCGAGTCGGATGGCCTGTTCGTAGAAGTCTTCGTAGTCCCCGTCTCCGCCCTCGGCGGCCGGTCCAATGTGCCGAGACCAGAGGGCGAGCAGATCTTCTCTGCGGGCCTGCACGGCGGGCGTGGCGTCGCGGTACGCAGGCGCGGGACGGTTGACGATGCTCACGAGCCAAGGCATGGGTTCCTCCAGAGACGGCTTACTTTTCCGTCATGTGTGCGGAGGACCGCTCAGAGCTACCCGCATCCGCTGAGGGCAGCGTGGTCTTTTCTCAGTTGTATTAGCGGCCGGTTGCTTATCCGCCTTGGCTACGGCAGCGGGATCGAAGGCAGCACGAACGACGTCAAGGATGCCGCCCTCGGGCAGCCACTCTTCGACGCTGACGCTGTGTGTTCCCAAGGCAGTGGTGATTGCCTCTACCTCCAAACGAAGTACCCGTTCGAGGCCGACGAACCCTCCTCCTGCCTCCCTAATCCGGCGTCGGGCTTAGACGTTGCCGTGGAAAAGCTCCGGGAGATCCTGGACAGGACTGTCCCGCGCACCCTGTCCACAGTCGAGGAGCTCAACTCCGAGGAAGCCCACAAGGTGCTGTGCCTCCTCAGCCCGGACGGTAGCCGCATCGTCACCCCCTACACCCGCTGTGACGGTGAGAACACCTGGACCCCGGCGGGCACCGATCACTTCTTCAGCTCCGAGGAGCTCCTGGCGGACATCATCGACGGGCACAAACCGGGCTTCGTCGTGATCGACGGACCCGACCTCCCCGACACCACGACGCAACAGAGGGTCCTGACCACCGTCGAGGAGCTCGATTCGGAGGACGCCTTCGAAGCGCTGTGCATCGTCCCGACGTGCGGCCCCCTCCGCGTTGCGGTGTCCCGCTCACACGGGGTCAGCACCTGGGCGGCACCGGGGTCCGAGGTCGAATACACGTCCGCGGAACTGCTCGCCCACTTCGCCAACATGGGTGACGAACCTGCCTTCACCCTCATCCCCCGCTGATCCGGAAGACTCCTATGCCCCTCGGAAACATCCTCACGCTCTTCAACGCCACCGTTGCCCTTGCCTCCGGGCTCCTCGCCTGCCTCATCACGGCCATGCACGGCAATCCCGGCGCTGCCCGATTCTTCGCCACCGCCTCAGTCGTCGGCCTCATCATGGCCGGCGGAATGGCCATCATCGCGACCCTGGCCGGCACGGTGAGCGCACGGCGCGCCGCACGCGTCGAGCCCGAGGTCCTGGAGTCCCGTGGCCACTGAACGGGACATGCTCGACCTGCTCCTGGACCGCTACACCGACGTCCGCCGGGGCACCATCTCGGACCGGTGGGTCAGGGCGGAGCACGTACGCTCCGGAATGGGCTACAGCGATGGCCGTCGCATCGCCGACTTCGTCGCAGCCGATAAGCATCCGGGCGGCTACGCCGGCGAGAAGCTGGCCCTGCACGGCCACGAAGTCAAAGTCACGCGCGCCGACTGGTTGCAGGAGCTGCGGGACCCGACCAAGGCGGACGCCATCAAACGGTACATGCACCACTGGTGGCTGGTGGTCCCCCACCCGGCGATCGTGAAGCCAGGCGAATTGCCCGACGGGTGGGGCCTCCTGGTCCCCGGCACCAACGGCAAACTCCGGGCCAAGAAGACCGCGCCGCGGCTGAATCCGGAACCGGCTCCGTTGCACTTCATCATTTCCCTGATGGGTGCCTCGGCACGCACAGCTCACCGGGAACCGCTCCGCCGGGACGCCCCGGTCACGTACGGGCGCCGCTCGGCCCGGCACTGCGGAGTCTGCAACAACCCCTCCCCCTGCTCAATCCACCAGCCCCGGGCTGCCGCAGCCGCGACCTACACAGGACAAGCCATGACCCATGAACGCTACCCGTCCCTGATCCAGTGGCTGCGCCAGCGCCCCAAAGCGCTCCGTGATGAGCTGCTCCTCTGGGGCGGTTACTCGACGGTCCTCCTCGTCGGGGCGGTCATCATTGGCTTGGACCGTGCATGGCCGGCGGCGGTCGTCCCGTTCGGCATCCTCGCGGCACGGCTCGGTGTCGGCTACCTGCTCAACCGGGAGCCGCTTCCCACCGAGGACGGTTCCGGCAAATGAGTGCCCTGGCAGAACTGACCCCCAAACAGTTCGAAGACATCCACCAGTACGACGAAGACATCATGGTCAACGATGCCGACGGCCACATCTACACGCAACCGACGTGCCGCTGCGGGACGCCCCTGGGATGCACTACCCGATGGAAACCCACCGGGCGGAGGAACTGGAGGCGTACGTCCAGGCGCGCCTGGCGGATGTCGTCGACAAGTACAAATCCACCTTGGCCGGGTTGAGGATCATGGTCGCTGACGAGCTGGAGCTGCACGACGCGCCGCTGCACATCCAAACGAACGTGGAGCAGATCATCGTTGAGGGCTGGGTCGACCTGGGCCTGCCCGAAGCGGAAAGGCCCGAGGCGCCCAACCCTTTACCCCCGGCCCAGTCGCCCCCTAGGGTGTGTTGCTAAACCCCTTTGAGGCCCGGATGCGGTTGTCTGGTGTGGTGCGCAATCGTTCTCTGGTGTCTGACGAAGTGTGGGCCGTGATCGGGCCGTTGTTTCCTGCCTGGAAAGGCAACGGGCGCCCGGTCGCGGACCGCCGTCTCGTCGTGGAAGGAACGGCATGGAAGTTCCGTACCGGGGCGCCATGGCGGGACCTTCCCGAGCGATTCGGGAACTGGAACACAGTCTTTAAGAATTTCGACCGCTGGGCCAAGGACGGAACGTGGACCAGGGTGCTCGAACACGTCCAAACCCGCGCGGAGACCCTTGGCGACCTCGACTGGATCGCGTCAATCGACTCCACGATCGTGCGCGTCCACCAGCGCGGCGCCACACTTCCCCGACACACAGGGGGAACCCTCGAATTACATGAAACTCGGCCTTGAACCGCCAGACCACGCGATCGGACGCTCCCGCGGCGGCCTGACGTCCAAGCTCCACATGGCCACCGACGGCAAGGGGCGCATGCTCTCAGCCGTCCTGACCGCCGGCAACATCAATGACACGACCATGCTGGCCGCCACGCTGGAACAGATCCGGGTTCCACGCCCAGGACGGGGAAGGCCGCGCACCCGCCCGGACCGCCTCTTGGCAGACAAGGGCTACACCTCCAAGGCCAACCGCACTTGGCTGGAAAACCGAGGCATCGAGGCCACCATCCCGGAAAAATCCGACCAAGCGGCC is from Arthrobacter sp. QXT-31 and encodes:
- a CDS encoding serine/threonine-protein kinase, which translates into the protein MHAGQMLGEGRYQLLEQIGRGGMGEVWKANDTKFNRLVAIKGISDTAAPEMGAKRRLEREAINQGSLRHDRIVPVIDTFIEEGRLYLVTWFIEGTDLQKAGEAGTLSDAEKVSVLTDVLSALTYLHGQTTVIHRDLKPANILLGEDNQAYIADFGIAESQLDPDATKSQHLLGSRDYMAPEVLDQKQPASHASDVWAFGAIALWLFTGRTPDRYTPGMGIPDGNFAGSLSDDIRAALNPESSLRPAASQLLPSFRRAQYEGVTSAVPLVHQTAPLPDPVPQPVSNPVGTPARRRWIPIVLILAVLLAIAGTAVALMNPLGSRQPQAAPSSPAALPTSPSSTPTVSETPSETPTASETPTPTPTPTPTPTPTPTVSEVTPSPLNSLSGDITEGRIDIHSSNGGKLGPGLYNVSHPPGYEPYVYTAGGRLGREGCYAQWRVVNNGVLLDTKRTPCEAQGGFSEVYWPNLLKYEVGTVEVTAAITTDWGATTTLKVTFQMVKN
- a CDS encoding FHA domain-containing protein, which codes for MNALVGFLVIYGGIAAVVLGGLWLFFSNLGRVHNLTPWQAARSYARKDLDVGPLTQWRVNLTYKAEMRKTGKKGPSGKVLPVHKITVAMPAEDYRFMSQFNINNFADQLAEYRHTYALKQGWCELGDEPVPVSVWPNETLKRLRPVVSFAVAQDGTTRTITTEAGLADDARTEPVNGLAWVTFKGKQWVLRPEDSPYRLGRAEDNEIRTVHDHISAHHATLRHSGSGWVWEPPKPPKRTTNSTKISGRIITLPTPLTSGSIITIGQADPIRFDAGTEVINAGR
- the secE gene encoding preprotein translocase subunit SecE; this translates as MTQALTHRDTPLSGPQAPTAAKEKKGFFGSILLFARQVIAELRKVVTPTRKELFRYTVTVVAFVATMILFVTLLDLGFGTLSSLLFKGSPAGDN
- a CDS encoding histone-like nucleoid-structuring protein Lsr2, which translates into the protein MAQKTVVELIDDLDGSEASQSLTFSLDGVDYEIDLNDQNAEELRSSLAMFAEAGRRTGGRKRPVTDGKAAGISSKDIRAWALSEGLEVNARGRIQTSIVDAYLSAN
- a CDS encoding ATP-grasp domain-containing protein: MPWLVSIVNRPAPAYRDATPAVQARREDLLALWSRHIGPAAEGGDGDYEDFYEQAIRLESALASFGADNVWLHLSTDRATAVNAGTGERRPAEELEQLPRYGTQASLLHQDVDMEQARLAADYYRYEAFLTRAGRRVQLCGFGMEDPSSIELGDVLAGWVADGVRRAFLKSVRVKYAAFPVDLPEGFRPEHGARAVFDELSYGAMSLEGQRDSRIAQEFVTMEYEYRVFVVGNTVVTAAGCIEEFTPLDNGYRFDNQLRRHRQAKSPVEPEPAIAGVLTNFARNAVDALALEVPALTDYVIDVALGPGGKPLVVELNSLLNAGLYASEPARVTEAMAAREPGLVR